The sequence below is a genomic window from Bradyrhizobium septentrionale.
TCCTTCAGCAGCGCATCGTCGGAGATGTTGATCGCCGATTTGATGTCGCCGACGGTTTCGAGTTCGCGCATGTTGCTCTGCCGCAGGATCGAATCCAGATTCTCCAGGCATTCGTGGTAGCGCTCGAGCAGATCGTCCCATCGCTTGGCGTTGACGTCATCGTCCATGCCCTCAACCGCGTTGTACAAGGGTTCGAGAAACGACCAGCGGAAGCGCCTTGCCAGCCGCAGCAGGATCGACAGGAAGACGATGTCCTTTGGCATGTTCTGCGCGACCATCAGGCGGGGATCCTCGCTGAATGGCGGCATCGGGACGAAGATGAGGACGACCGAGAACGGCGTGTTGTCGAGATATTCGAGCCGGGCAATGACCGGCTGATAAAGCTTCAGGTCGCGGAATATCGGGCTCAGCACCTGTTCGCGGCTGCGGCGGCTTGCGATATCGACGTCGGCGAACGAGTTCGCGACATAGTTGGTCAGTTCGTCGAGCCAGGCGCCGCTGTCGTAGCGGTTTTGCGCGCGGAGCAGGTCCTCCCAGTCGAACTCCGCCGTGTCGGGACCGGACAGCAGCGTGACAGTGGCGGCATCCGCCTCAAGTCTCGCATCCTTCAGGAATCCGCGTGCGCGATCCGCAGGGGCGAGCGGCGCCAGCGAGTCGGCCTTTTGCCGGAATGACAGCTCGTCGCTGAACACGATGCGCAGCCTGAGCCGAAACAGCTCCTCCGGACGGGTGATCTGCATGAACTGCGCGTGAATGTCCTTCGCCGCATCGTTGAACTCGCGGGCGTGGTTGGCGTTCAGTCGCGGCCTGAGCGGGACGTTACCGAAGGTCGGCTTCACGAACAGATCCTCGAGAAACCGCCGCACATCGT
It includes:
- a CDS encoding toll/interleukin-1 receptor domain-containing protein — protein: MPDDFSVFLSHRAEDRYLARLLKARLEYLSSLDRQRPVECYVCEEIPGGSEWRQWMIDNTARADCLIFIHTNAEHNWTWCASEISQFDGYKRALKLMSKVLWFSVDSSPSFPMLAENEFYGIGEDDVRRFLEDLFVKPTFGNVPLRPRLNANHAREFNDAAKDIHAQFMQITRPEELFRLRLRIVFSDELSFRQKADSLAPLAPADRARGFLKDARLEADAATVTLLSGPDTAEFDWEDLLRAQNRYDSGAWLDELTNYVANSFADVDIASRRSREQVLSPIFRDLKLYQPVIARLEYLDNTPFSVVLIFVPMPPFSEDPRLMVAQNMPKDIVFLSILLRLARRFRWSFLEPLYNAVEGMDDDVNAKRWDDLLERYHECLENLDSILRQSNMRELETVGDIKSAINISDDALLKEMFKDWGTFQTRLAQAVEKRSPGDIRQTLEPWLKRNKDFMKQLLVETQGRVEKLRPM